From Aedes albopictus strain Foshan chromosome 1, AalbF5, whole genome shotgun sequence, one genomic window encodes:
- the LOC109422866 gene encoding uncharacterized protein LOC109422866, with the protein MKFILGVTFLAALGSVCTAQFSPWSEDPESSVALRRPRPPYTAGPPPPAGAPVPPQKPPTVLATQAQEQRVVTFQNRSLERLFQRSFPVDTPVEFQDAVVHLYVRSQRELDLCAEFLWETHLLKEYRRCASVTQRAIWRQVQVLKEDIRALMLADFEYGDY; encoded by the exons ATGAAGTTCATCCTGGGAGTGACCTTTTTGGCAGCATTGGGCTCGGTTTGCACG GCCCAGTTCAGCCCGTGGTCCGAGGACCCGGAAAGCAGCGTTGCTCTGCGACGTCCCAGACCACCCTACACTGCTGGGCCACCACCCCCAGCAGGGGCTCCCGTTCCACCCCAGAAACCACCCACCGTTCTTGCCACACAGGCACAAGAACAACGCGTCGTTACCTTCCAGAACCGTTCGCTAGAGCGACTGTTCCAACGATCCTTCCCGGTGGACACCCCGGTCGAGTTCCAGGATGCCGTTGTCCACCTGTACGTTCGCAGTCAACGTGAGCTGGACCTCTGCGCTGAGTTTCTGTGGGAAACTCATCTGCTGAAGGAGTACCGACGGTGTGCGTCCGTCACGCAACGTGCCATCTGGCGCCAGGTACAGGTCTTGAAGGAAGACATCCGTGCACTGATGTTGGCCGATTTCGAATACGGAGATTACTAG